A stretch of Pangasianodon hypophthalmus isolate fPanHyp1 chromosome 9, fPanHyp1.pri, whole genome shotgun sequence DNA encodes these proteins:
- the dbx2 gene encoding homeobox protein DBX2 isoform X1 has protein sequence MAESPSRHLGFGNSGKSFLIDNLLRPDNKSPPAQVIPVASQKRYLSTLVCGPLGLAPKSSWVASHAQPSNTPQEMERETLKTRSAVLSGVLLCASPLVHPCYGGSSPLTCSPPLLCKGTSPAVWSSGQCPKQHRGILRRAVFSEQQRRELEKTFRRQKYISKTDRNRLATELCLKETQVKIWFQNRRMKWRNSKERESLSSRPPMEELLLRSIPEKGETGHTQTFPRGGRHTSQTPAGKPLKDHTSGC, from the exons ATGGCTGAATCTCCATCACGGCATCTTGGATTTGGCAATTCTGGGAAGAGTTTTCTTATTGATAATTTGCTTCGTCCTGACAATAAATCACCCCCCGCCCAGGTCATACCTGTTGCCAGCCAGAAAAGATACCTTTCTACTCTGGTGTGTGGGCCACTGGGACTGGCTCCTAAAAGTTCCTGGGTGGCTTCACATGCTCAGCCGAGTAACACTCCccaagagatggagagagagacactcaagACACGTTCAG CAGTGTTGAGCGGTGTACTGCTGTGTGCTTCTCCTCTCGTTCACCCATGTTATGGTGGCTCCAGCCCACTGACGTGCTCTCCGCCTCTCCTCTGCA aaggGACAAGCCCTGCAGTATGGAGTTCAGGCCAATGCCCTAAACAACACAGAGGAATCCTGAGGAGAGCTGTGTTCTCTGAGCAGCAGAGGAGAGAACTTGAGAAAACGTTTCGCAGACAGAAATATATCAGCAAGACAGATCGCAACCGACTGGCCACAGAACTCTGTCTGAAGGAAACACAG GTAAAGATCTGGTTCCAAAACCGCAGAATGAAGTGGAGGAACTCGAAGGAGAGAGAAAGCCTGAGCTCAAGGCCACCCATGGAAGAGCTCCTGCTTAGGAGCATCCCAGAAAAAGGAGAAACAGGGCATACACAAACATTCCCCAGAGGAGGGCGCCACACATCGCAAACACCTGCTGGCAAGCCCTTGAAAGATCACACATCTGGCTGCTAA
- the dbx2 gene encoding homeobox protein DBX2 isoform X2, with amino-acid sequence MAESPSRHLGFGNSGKSFLIDNLLRPDNKSPPAQVIPVASQKRYLSTLVCGPLGLAPKSSWVASHAQPSNTPQEMERETLKTRSVLSGVLLCASPLVHPCYGGSSPLTCSPPLLCKGTSPAVWSSGQCPKQHRGILRRAVFSEQQRRELEKTFRRQKYISKTDRNRLATELCLKETQVKIWFQNRRMKWRNSKERESLSSRPPMEELLLRSIPEKGETGHTQTFPRGGRHTSQTPAGKPLKDHTSGC; translated from the exons ATGGCTGAATCTCCATCACGGCATCTTGGATTTGGCAATTCTGGGAAGAGTTTTCTTATTGATAATTTGCTTCGTCCTGACAATAAATCACCCCCCGCCCAGGTCATACCTGTTGCCAGCCAGAAAAGATACCTTTCTACTCTGGTGTGTGGGCCACTGGGACTGGCTCCTAAAAGTTCCTGGGTGGCTTCACATGCTCAGCCGAGTAACACTCCccaagagatggagagagagacactcaagACACGTTCAG TGTTGAGCGGTGTACTGCTGTGTGCTTCTCCTCTCGTTCACCCATGTTATGGTGGCTCCAGCCCACTGACGTGCTCTCCGCCTCTCCTCTGCA aaggGACAAGCCCTGCAGTATGGAGTTCAGGCCAATGCCCTAAACAACACAGAGGAATCCTGAGGAGAGCTGTGTTCTCTGAGCAGCAGAGGAGAGAACTTGAGAAAACGTTTCGCAGACAGAAATATATCAGCAAGACAGATCGCAACCGACTGGCCACAGAACTCTGTCTGAAGGAAACACAG GTAAAGATCTGGTTCCAAAACCGCAGAATGAAGTGGAGGAACTCGAAGGAGAGAGAAAGCCTGAGCTCAAGGCCACCCATGGAAGAGCTCCTGCTTAGGAGCATCCCAGAAAAAGGAGAAACAGGGCATACACAAACATTCCCCAGAGGAGGGCGCCACACATCGCAAACACCTGCTGGCAAGCCCTTGAAAGATCACACATCTGGCTGCTAA